A single Nitrososphaerales archaeon DNA region contains:
- a CDS encoding cysteine desulfurase: MIYLDNAETTMVDPLVVDVMKEYMLEKYGVPRGEFGHLLEDEANEAIEKARETIAKKIHARADEIIFTSGGTESNNLAIKGVMYSNQYKGKRIIVSKIEHRSVLDVVKSLSEEGFEPIYLNVDSEGFIDFDSLRRDIIGTRLVSIQHANQEIGTIQDIKAIGELCREKNILFHCDAVQSFMKEPIDVEKMGVDLMSLSSHLIHGPKGVGALYVREGISLKPLILGDGRERGLRAGTPNLPGIVGFAKATELINDGDVARMRSLRDRLIEDLLDIEATKLNGPLGDRRLCNNVNITFKYVEGEAILMHANLEGLIISTGSACYSQGLEPSHVIRAIGGTYEDSHGSIRLSLSKWTSEEEVKSTVDIIRRAVEKLRRLSPLARR; the protein is encoded by the coding sequence ATGATCTACTTAGATAATGCGGAAACTACGATGGTAGATCCACTCGTCGTTGATGTTATGAAAGAGTACATGCTAGAGAAGTATGGAGTCCCACGTGGGGAGTTCGGCCATCTGTTGGAAGATGAAGCGAATGAAGCTATAGAGAAGGCCCGCGAAACTATCGCGAAGAAGATACATGCACGTGCTGATGAAATCATCTTCACATCGGGCGGGACCGAGAGTAACAACCTTGCCATTAAAGGAGTTATGTATTCCAATCAATATAAAGGGAAGCGAATCATAGTATCTAAGATCGAGCATAGATCTGTACTCGATGTAGTAAAGAGTTTAAGTGAGGAAGGCTTCGAGCCGATCTATTTGAATGTGGATAGTGAAGGTTTCATAGACTTCGATTCATTAAGGAGGGATATCATTGGTACTCGGTTGGTATCGATACAACATGCCAATCAAGAAATCGGTACGATTCAAGATATTAAAGCGATCGGGGAGTTATGTAGAGAGAAGAATATTCTATTCCATTGTGATGCGGTACAGTCATTCATGAAGGAGCCTATAGATGTGGAGAAGATGGGGGTCGATCTGATGTCTCTATCTTCACATTTAATCCACGGGCCGAAGGGTGTTGGTGCCTTATATGTAAGGGAGGGTATTTCACTAAAACCCCTCATATTGGGCGATGGAAGAGAGCGCGGCCTTAGAGCGGGGACTCCGAACCTACCCGGAATCGTAGGGTTTGCTAAAGCTACCGAGTTGATAAATGATGGCGATGTGGCGAGGATGAGGAGTCTGAGGGATCGGCTCATCGAGGATCTTCTCGATATCGAGGCTACAAAGCTCAATGGGCCATTAGGTGATAGAAGGTTGTGCAATAATGTGAATATCACATTCAAGTATGTAGAGGGCGAGGCCATTTTAATGCATGCAAACTTAGAAGGCTTGATCATCAGTACGGGTTCCGCATGCTACAGCCAAGGTTTAGAACCGAGCCACGTGATCCGTGCTATTGGTGGTACGTATGAAGACTCACACGGCTCTATAAGGTTAAGTTTAAGTAAGTGGACGAGCGAAGAAGAGGTGAAGTCTACAGTAGATATTATTAGGAGGGCCGTGGAAAAGTTAAGGAGGCTCAGCCCGTTGGCAAGGAGGTGA